From Pigmentibacter ruber, a single genomic window includes:
- a CDS encoding YebC/PmpR family DNA-binding transcriptional regulator — MGRHNTVAGRMASSAAAKARLFTKLAREIMVSARAGSDINSNSALRAAVNKARDNSMPKDNIERAIKKGSGEMTGMSFEEITYEGYGPAGSAIMVEVLTDNRNRTHPELRRIFQKHGGNMGEMGVVAWMFKKKGVFVINAQKVAEDKIMEIALESGADDVLTEDNFTTVYTEVTSFAQVREALVKAEIPFEKAGLELIPDNSVSLSGENAKIALELIDKLEEHDDVQNVYHNFDIQE, encoded by the coding sequence ATGGGACGACATAATACCGTTGCCGGCAGAATGGCTTCCAGTGCCGCAGCTAAGGCAAGACTTTTTACTAAACTTGCACGTGAAATCATGGTCTCAGCACGTGCTGGAAGCGATATCAATTCCAACTCAGCTCTCCGTGCTGCAGTAAACAAAGCTAGAGACAATAGCATGCCAAAAGATAATATTGAGCGTGCTATTAAAAAAGGCTCAGGCGAAATGACTGGAATGAGTTTCGAAGAAATCACTTATGAAGGATATGGACCTGCAGGTTCAGCAATAATGGTAGAAGTTTTAACTGATAATCGCAATCGCACACATCCAGAGTTACGGCGCATCTTTCAAAAACATGGCGGAAACATGGGAGAAATGGGTGTTGTTGCATGGATGTTCAAAAAAAAGGGTGTATTTGTTATTAATGCACAGAAGGTTGCTGAAGATAAAATAATGGAAATCGCTCTTGAATCAGGTGCTGATGATGTCTTAACAGAAGACAACTTTACTACAGTCTACACTGAGGTCACTTCTTTTGCACAAGTCCGTGAAGCCTTAGTAAAAGCAGAGATCCCCTTTGAAAAAGCAGGTCTTGAACTTATTCCTGATAATTCTGTTTCTTTATCTGGAGAAAATGCCAAAATTGCTCTTGAATTAATTGATAAATTAGAAGAACATGATGACGTACAAAACGTCTATCACAATTTTGATATTCAAGAATAA